GCGCGTCTGGTCGTGAGGAGGACGTGGATCGGCCCGTGGTCGTTGAAGCCGTAGACGTTCAGGACGATGTAGTTGGTGGTCTCAAAGTAGTAGTGGTACCCCCTGAAAGTTCTCTCGTAGAGTTCGTAGAGCTCCTCGTCCCCGAGGAGTTCCCTAATCTCACCCAGCAGTTCTTCTTCCGTATACATCTTTCTCACCCAAGGACGTGGAGAAGAGGGGGTTTTAAGGGTTTTCACCCCAGCATTCCCTCAAGCTCAAGGATCTTTCTTGAGCGGAGGTAGACGACGGGAATTCCCCTCTCCCTCAATCTCTTCTTTAGCCCCTTGTCGTTGGTGCACACAACCACGTGCTCGTTTTTCACCGCAAAGTCAAAAATCTGGTCGTCTATAGGCCTCCTCCCGAACTCCCCTATGTCGATGACCTCGAACCTTTCTGCAAGCTTCTTGGCCATCCTTATGGCCATCAGGTCCTTTCCCCTGGCCTTTCTCTCTATGACATCCAGCTCCTGAAGGACGACGTTGGGGACCGCGATTTTAAACCTCACATCGAGAACCCTGCTCAGCTCGGAGATTATGTCCACGCCGAACTGCCCAGGGACGAGGAGGAAGTTCGTGTCAGGAACTACCAGCCATTCCCGCCTCTCTGGCATCTGCCTCACCGGAAGTCAATGGAAAAGAAGAGGGATCACTCCCTTATGAAGCCGTAGCCAATGAGGCGCCACCTTGAGCCGACCTGCCTGCTGATGGCGACCCTGTCGCCGACTTCCGCACATATCGGTATCTGGAGCTTGAGCTCGACCTCGTCCTTTCCAAGCCCGGTGACGAGGCCCATCGTCCTGGCCGTCCCAACGTTGAGGAGGAGAACCTCGCGCCTCTTTATCGGCTCAACCTTAAGCTCCTCCTCGGTTCCGACGACCCTCTCAAGGAGGTGGACTTCGAGGGTTATGTCGTCCCAGACCGGTGGCAGCTGGCCGGGCTTTCCGACGACGTTTCCGGCCATAAGGTCGCCCTTGGTTAGGAACGGGTCGAGCTTGGTTCCCACTCCGACGAGTCCGCCGGGGTAAGCCTCATCGACGAACCTCCCGCCCGCCTGGAGGGAGACTATCTCGGTGGTTATCGGCTCGTACTTTATCCTTCCGTGGTCTTCGTAGGGAACGCCGGGCCTTATCTCTATCTCGTCGCCGACCTTGAGCTTGCCCTGGATTATCGAGCCACCTATAACACCGCCGACGAGCTTTTCCGGCTTTGTTCCCGGCTTGTTGACATCAAAGCTCCTCAGAACCAGCATCTTTGGAGGCTTGTTGAGGTCGTGTTCCGGCGTCGGTATAAACTCCTCTATGGCGTGGAGCAGGACGTCAACGTTGGCCCCGTGCAGGGCTGAAATCGGGATTATCGGGGCGTTCT
This genomic interval from Thermococcus sp. contains the following:
- a CDS encoding PIN domain-containing protein translates to MPERREWLVVPDTNFLLVPGQFGVDIISELSRVLDVRFKIAVPNVVLQELDVIERKARGKDLMAIRMAKKLAERFEVIDIGEFGRRPIDDQIFDFAVKNEHVVVCTNDKGLKKRLRERGIPVVYLRSRKILELEGMLG
- the eif2g gene encoding translation initiation factor IF-2 subunit gamma, with product MAKKKEFRQAEVNIGMVGHVDHGKTTLTKALTGIWTDTHSEELRRGITIKIGFADAEIRKCPSCGRYSNSPVCPYCGAETEFERRVSFIDAPGHEALMTTMLAGASLMDGAVLVIAANEGVMPQTREHLMALQIVGNRNIVIALNKIELVDREKVIERYHEIKEFVKGTVAENAPIIPISALHGANVDVLLHAIEEFIPTPEHDLNKPPKMLVLRSFDVNKPGTKPEKLVGGVIGGSIIQGKLKVGDEIEIRPGVPYEDHGRIKYEPITTEIVSLQAGGRFVDEAYPGGLVGVGTKLDPFLTKGDLMAGNVVGKPGQLPPVWDDITLEVHLLERVVGTEEELKVEPIKRREVLLLNVGTARTMGLVTGLGKDEVELKLQIPICAEVGDRVAISRQVGSRWRLIGYGFIRE